A region of Vitis riparia cultivar Riparia Gloire de Montpellier isolate 1030 chromosome 12, EGFV_Vit.rip_1.0, whole genome shotgun sequence DNA encodes the following proteins:
- the LOC117926940 gene encoding probable disease resistance protein At4g27220 isoform X1, whose product MEENQSNSQNLTVEGTSELGKVIDPDSDSDWEWDMNSDSDSDSDTLGFSNDQGEQLHQRWKWLKLPWRRPLSSHTVRFRNDLGEVSQRLLRRWPLSSEGDPNPMDLQKRVMKWLDKKAQFDTKAEASGPSCAHSQNLIYMKHRKRVMKWLKELDKKAQFDRKVEASRASRAHSHNLIRSKTNIAGPSTQLEDDRSVHKRIKQSAEILNRTKDNVCLIISYPLMSLLNGESHKQNQYKWVRDTLKINDVVREMEAPSKKKEIDAFKLENRISTLMTRYMDEIEPLFPQVVIAKSFSGIDVERHDQIMPTPKRIYNLAVDFAIREILQHIEYPKSRKIGISGSHGETVISELWGELQECCIFDHAIDVDASRCSTIEEIRFSIERELFPSTSGERKLDETLKGTNFFILLHEVGERVNLYDMGTNWWNSKKIQKIVYTTNSQNVDNVTAVGVEIRMENHLLSWELFCVNVGEVVHSSGIQRLAINVVEKCCGHLLAVVIMARALKDVNDVLIWEYASYTLGLQHRSQTKDRVLFNALGFMWGRSGSTNKYVRYFVDTDMENWGQEEVRLIEDWRTSGLVGTFDEGKQIVGDLVNASLLESFQYGDSYFVRNRREIHEELLNFLRFESCSPFLRLGGWGLTEPPKDEAWEKASEMHLMNNKLSELPTSPHGSQLKVLFLQSNHHLRTIPPTFFEGLPVLQILDLSYTRIRSLPQSLFKLFELRIFLLRGCELLMELPPEVGKLGNLEVLNLEGTKIINLPIDVDRLTKLKCLNVSFHGYRKNQSSTLIPRNVIQRLFQLQELRIDVNPDDERWNATMEDIVKEVCSLKQLEALKIYLPQVALLDHFMRNGTSSVYTSLVHFRFIVGSHHSRIISRLPNGLAIRFELHTRSLKYVNGEGIPSQIKEVLQHCTALFLDRHLTLTKLSEFGIENMKKLEFCVLGECNKIETIVDEAENCKQRGDDGDVYGENILGSLQFLRLHYMKNLVSIWKGPVWRGCLSSLKSLALHECPQLTTIFTLGLLENLNSLEELVAEWCPEINSIVTLEDPAEHIPFPLRTYLPNLRKISLHYMPKLVNISSGLRIAPKLEWMSFYNCPRLETLSDMEVCCNGIKVIIGEADWWSTLKSSYFGLAQWHNVFVPIKSDADLATQIEEIENQLLAERQERKPSQQSGEAERQERKPSQQSGEAERQERKPSQQSGSGDFMAAPAFEATTASKEKQLPDPVAVEETDLILLCQSWLQTLDNSPTEKSINRHFFLFSIIYLFIVMCNTYMKKDTLPYFLGIIIYHQQNALFSRLLKVYKIFNSDM is encoded by the exons ATGGAGGAGAACCAGAGCAACAGCCAAAACTTGACAGTGGAGGGTACGAGTGAACTGGGAAAAGTTATAGATCCAGATTCAGATTCGGATTGGGAATGGGATATGAATTCAGATTCGGATTCCGATTCCGACACTCTGGGATTTAGTAACGATCAGGGGGAGCAGCTTCATCAGCGTTGGAAGTGGCTGAAGTTGCCTTGGAGGCGGCCGTTGTCTTCACATACTGTGAGATTTAGAAATGATCTGGGCGAGGTCTCGCAGAGGTTGCTGCGGCGGTGGCCGTTGTCTTCCGAAGGGGATCCCAATCC TATGGATCTTCAGAAGAGGGTGATGAAGTGGTTGGATAAGAAGGCTCAATTTGATACGAAGGCTGAGGCATCAGGACCATCGTGTGCTCACTCTCAAAATTTGATTTA TATGAAACATCGGAAGAGGGTGATGAAGTGGTTGAAGGAGTTGGATAAAAAGGCTCAATTTGATAGGAAGGTTGAGGCATCGAGAGCTTCGCGTGCCCACTCTCACAATTTGATTCG AAGCAAAACCAATATAGCTGGGCCTTCCACACAGTTAGAAGATGACAGGAGTGTCCACAAAAGAATCAAGCAGAGTGCTGAGATATTGAACAGGACGAAGGATAATGTGTGCCTTATTATATCTTATCCTCTTATGAGCTTGCTGAACGGAGAGAGCCACAAGCAGAATCAATATAAGTGGGTTCGGGACACTTTGAAGATCAATGATGTGGTGAGAGAAATGGAAGCACCTTCAAAGAAGAAAGAGATCGATGCTTTTAAGTTAGAGAATCGAATCAGTACACTGATGACTCGTTACATGGATGAAATTGAACCTTTATTTCCCCAAGTTGTGATTGCGAAGAGCTTTAGCGGGATTGATGTAGAAAGGCATGACCAAATAATGCCTACGccaaaaagaatatataatttGGCAGTAGACTTTGCTATTCGTGAAATTTTACAACATATAGAATACCCTAAAAGTCGGAAGATTGGGATTTCAGGAAGCCATGGAGAAACAGTTATTTCAGAATTGTGGGGCGAACTACAGGAATGTTGTATATTTGATCATGCCATTGATGTTGATGCCTCAAGATGCTCCACCATTGAAGAGATTAGATTTTCAATTGAACGGGAGTTGTTTCCCTCCACATCAGGAGAACGGAAATTAGATGAAACACTGAAAGGCACAAACTTCTTCATCCTTCTTCATGAGGTTGGTGAAAGGGTAAATCTTTATGACATGGGGACCAACTGGTGGAActcaaagaaaattcaaaagataGTTTATACAACTAATTCTCAGAATGTTGATAATGTAACAGCAGTGGGTGTAGAGATCAGGATGGAGAATCATCTGTTATCATGGGAATTGTTCTGTGTGAATGTTGGGGAAGTTGTGCATTCTTCAGGGATCCAACGCCTCGCCATAAATGTGGTTGAAAAGTGTTGTGGCCATTTACTTGCTGTTGTTATAATGGCAAGAGCTTTGAAAGACGTGAATGATGTTTTGATCTGGGAATATGCATCTTATACACTAGGCTTGCAACACAGATCTCAGACAAAAGATAGAGTCTTATTTAATGCATTGGGATTCATGTGGGGCCGTTCAGGTTCGACAAACAAGTATGTACGATACTTTGTTGACACTGACATGGAGAATTGGGGACAGGAGGAAGTGCGTTTGATTGAAGACTGGAGAACAAGCGGCTTGGTAGGAACATTTGATGAAGGTAAACAGATTGTGGGGGATCTTGTCAATGCCTCCTTGTTAGAGAGTTTTCAGTATGGAGATTCTTATTTTGTGCGAAACCGAAGGGAAATTCATGAGGAGTTATTAAACTTCTTAAGATTTGAATCATGTTCACCCTTTCTTAGGCTGGGTGGATGGGGACTAACTGAACCACCAAAAGATGAGGCATGGGAAAAGGCCAGTGAGATgcatttgatgaataataaactTTCAGAGCTACCAACGAGTCCTCATGGCTCACAACTCAAAGTGTTGTTTTTGCAGTCCAATCACCATTTGAGAACTATTCCTCCGACATTCTTTGAAGGTTTGCCTGTCCTCCAAATTCTTGACTTGTCCTACACTAGAATCAGATCTTTACCACAATCTCTCTTTAAGTTATTCGAACTTCGAATTTTCCTATTAAGAGGCTGTGAACTTTTAATGGAGCTGCCACCTGAAGTTGGAAAACTTGGGAATCTTGAGGTGCTCAATCTTGAAGGCACTAAAATTATAAACCTACCCATAGATGTTGACAGACTGACAAAGTTGAAATGCTTGAACGTGTCATTTCATGGATACAGAAAAAATCAGTCCTCTACACTGATTCCTCGGAATGTGATTCAACGATTGTTTCAATTGCAAGAGTTAAGGATAGATGTGAACCCTGATGATGAACGATGGAATGCGACCATGGAAGATATTGTAAAGGAAGTGTGCAGCTTAAAACAGTTGGAGgctctaaaaatttatttgccACAAGTTGCACTGCTTGATCACTTTATGAGGAATGGAACTTCGTCGGTATACACATCATTAGTCCACTTTAGATTTATTGTTGGCAGTCATCACAGCCGCATTATATCTCGACTACCTAATGGACTTGCAATTAGATTTGAACTCCACACAAGGAGCCTGAAGTATGTGAATGGTGAAGGCATTCCAAGTCAAATCAAGGAGGTACTCCAGCATTGCACTGCTTTGTTCCTGGATCGCCATTTAACTCTCACCAAGCTATCTGAATTTGGgattgaaaatatgaagaagcTAGAATTTTGTGTATTGGGGGAATGTAATAAGATTGAAACTATTGTGGATGAAGCAGAAAATTGTAAACAACGAGGAGATGATGGAGATGTTTATGGAGAAAATATACTTGGGTCTCTACAATTCTTAAGGCTTCATTATATGAAGAATTTAGTGAGCATCTGGAAGGGACCAGTTTGGAGGGGTTGTCTATCTAGTCTAAAGTCCTTGGCATTGCATGAATGCCCACAGTTGACTACCATTTTTACTTTGGGTTTGCTTGAAAATCTCAACAGCTTAGAGGAGCTTGTGGCTGAATGGTGCCCTGAAATCAACAGCATAGTGACCCTTGAAGATCCTGCTGAACATATACCATTCCCCTTGAGAACATATCTTCCTAATTTGAGGAAGATATCACTTCATTACATGCCTAAATTGGTCAACATTTCAAGTGGTTTACGCATTGCACCAAAATTAGAATGGATGAGCTTCTATAACTGTCCACGCCTTGAAACTCTGTCTGATATGGAAGTCTGTTGTAATGGTATAAAGGTGATCATAGGAGAGGCAGACTGGTGGAGTACATTGAAGAGTTCATATTTTGGACTTGCTCAGTGGCATAATGTATTTGTCCCCATTAAAAGTGATGCAGATTTGGCGACTCAGATAGAAGAAATTGAGAATCAGCTTCTTGCTGAGAGGCAAGAAAGAAAGCCTTCTCAACAGTCAGGTGAAGCTGAGAGGCAAGAGAGAAAGCCTTCTCAACAGTCAGGTGAAGCTGAGAGGCAAGAAAGAAAGCCTTCTCAACAGTCAG GTTCTGGTGACTTCATGGCAGCCCCAGCATTTGAGGCCACAACTGCCTCAAAGGAAAAGCAACTGCCTGACCCTGTTGCCGTGGAGGAGACGGACCTCATTTT
- the LOC117926940 gene encoding probable disease resistance protein At4g27220 isoform X2 translates to MEENQSNSQNLTVEGTSELGKVIDPDSDSDWEWDMNSDSDSDSDTLGFSNDQGEQLHQRWKWLKLPWRRPLSSHTVRFRNDLGEVSQRLLRRWPLSSEGDPNPMKHRKRVMKWLKELDKKAQFDRKVEASRASRAHSHNLIRSKTNIAGPSTQLEDDRSVHKRIKQSAEILNRTKDNVCLIISYPLMSLLNGESHKQNQYKWVRDTLKINDVVREMEAPSKKKEIDAFKLENRISTLMTRYMDEIEPLFPQVVIAKSFSGIDVERHDQIMPTPKRIYNLAVDFAIREILQHIEYPKSRKIGISGSHGETVISELWGELQECCIFDHAIDVDASRCSTIEEIRFSIERELFPSTSGERKLDETLKGTNFFILLHEVGERVNLYDMGTNWWNSKKIQKIVYTTNSQNVDNVTAVGVEIRMENHLLSWELFCVNVGEVVHSSGIQRLAINVVEKCCGHLLAVVIMARALKDVNDVLIWEYASYTLGLQHRSQTKDRVLFNALGFMWGRSGSTNKYVRYFVDTDMENWGQEEVRLIEDWRTSGLVGTFDEGKQIVGDLVNASLLESFQYGDSYFVRNRREIHEELLNFLRFESCSPFLRLGGWGLTEPPKDEAWEKASEMHLMNNKLSELPTSPHGSQLKVLFLQSNHHLRTIPPTFFEGLPVLQILDLSYTRIRSLPQSLFKLFELRIFLLRGCELLMELPPEVGKLGNLEVLNLEGTKIINLPIDVDRLTKLKCLNVSFHGYRKNQSSTLIPRNVIQRLFQLQELRIDVNPDDERWNATMEDIVKEVCSLKQLEALKIYLPQVALLDHFMRNGTSSVYTSLVHFRFIVGSHHSRIISRLPNGLAIRFELHTRSLKYVNGEGIPSQIKEVLQHCTALFLDRHLTLTKLSEFGIENMKKLEFCVLGECNKIETIVDEAENCKQRGDDGDVYGENILGSLQFLRLHYMKNLVSIWKGPVWRGCLSSLKSLALHECPQLTTIFTLGLLENLNSLEELVAEWCPEINSIVTLEDPAEHIPFPLRTYLPNLRKISLHYMPKLVNISSGLRIAPKLEWMSFYNCPRLETLSDMEVCCNGIKVIIGEADWWSTLKSSYFGLAQWHNVFVPIKSDADLATQIEEIENQLLAERQERKPSQQSGEAERQERKPSQQSGEAERQERKPSQQSGSGDFMAAPAFEATTASKEKQLPDPVAVEETDLILLCQSWLQTLDNSPTEKSINRHFFLFSIIYLFIVMCNTYMKKDTLPYFLGIIIYHQQNALFSRLLKVYKIFNSDM, encoded by the exons ATGGAGGAGAACCAGAGCAACAGCCAAAACTTGACAGTGGAGGGTACGAGTGAACTGGGAAAAGTTATAGATCCAGATTCAGATTCGGATTGGGAATGGGATATGAATTCAGATTCGGATTCCGATTCCGACACTCTGGGATTTAGTAACGATCAGGGGGAGCAGCTTCATCAGCGTTGGAAGTGGCTGAAGTTGCCTTGGAGGCGGCCGTTGTCTTCACATACTGTGAGATTTAGAAATGATCTGGGCGAGGTCTCGCAGAGGTTGCTGCGGCGGTGGCCGTTGTCTTCCGAAGGGGATCCCAATCC TATGAAACATCGGAAGAGGGTGATGAAGTGGTTGAAGGAGTTGGATAAAAAGGCTCAATTTGATAGGAAGGTTGAGGCATCGAGAGCTTCGCGTGCCCACTCTCACAATTTGATTCG AAGCAAAACCAATATAGCTGGGCCTTCCACACAGTTAGAAGATGACAGGAGTGTCCACAAAAGAATCAAGCAGAGTGCTGAGATATTGAACAGGACGAAGGATAATGTGTGCCTTATTATATCTTATCCTCTTATGAGCTTGCTGAACGGAGAGAGCCACAAGCAGAATCAATATAAGTGGGTTCGGGACACTTTGAAGATCAATGATGTGGTGAGAGAAATGGAAGCACCTTCAAAGAAGAAAGAGATCGATGCTTTTAAGTTAGAGAATCGAATCAGTACACTGATGACTCGTTACATGGATGAAATTGAACCTTTATTTCCCCAAGTTGTGATTGCGAAGAGCTTTAGCGGGATTGATGTAGAAAGGCATGACCAAATAATGCCTACGccaaaaagaatatataatttGGCAGTAGACTTTGCTATTCGTGAAATTTTACAACATATAGAATACCCTAAAAGTCGGAAGATTGGGATTTCAGGAAGCCATGGAGAAACAGTTATTTCAGAATTGTGGGGCGAACTACAGGAATGTTGTATATTTGATCATGCCATTGATGTTGATGCCTCAAGATGCTCCACCATTGAAGAGATTAGATTTTCAATTGAACGGGAGTTGTTTCCCTCCACATCAGGAGAACGGAAATTAGATGAAACACTGAAAGGCACAAACTTCTTCATCCTTCTTCATGAGGTTGGTGAAAGGGTAAATCTTTATGACATGGGGACCAACTGGTGGAActcaaagaaaattcaaaagataGTTTATACAACTAATTCTCAGAATGTTGATAATGTAACAGCAGTGGGTGTAGAGATCAGGATGGAGAATCATCTGTTATCATGGGAATTGTTCTGTGTGAATGTTGGGGAAGTTGTGCATTCTTCAGGGATCCAACGCCTCGCCATAAATGTGGTTGAAAAGTGTTGTGGCCATTTACTTGCTGTTGTTATAATGGCAAGAGCTTTGAAAGACGTGAATGATGTTTTGATCTGGGAATATGCATCTTATACACTAGGCTTGCAACACAGATCTCAGACAAAAGATAGAGTCTTATTTAATGCATTGGGATTCATGTGGGGCCGTTCAGGTTCGACAAACAAGTATGTACGATACTTTGTTGACACTGACATGGAGAATTGGGGACAGGAGGAAGTGCGTTTGATTGAAGACTGGAGAACAAGCGGCTTGGTAGGAACATTTGATGAAGGTAAACAGATTGTGGGGGATCTTGTCAATGCCTCCTTGTTAGAGAGTTTTCAGTATGGAGATTCTTATTTTGTGCGAAACCGAAGGGAAATTCATGAGGAGTTATTAAACTTCTTAAGATTTGAATCATGTTCACCCTTTCTTAGGCTGGGTGGATGGGGACTAACTGAACCACCAAAAGATGAGGCATGGGAAAAGGCCAGTGAGATgcatttgatgaataataaactTTCAGAGCTACCAACGAGTCCTCATGGCTCACAACTCAAAGTGTTGTTTTTGCAGTCCAATCACCATTTGAGAACTATTCCTCCGACATTCTTTGAAGGTTTGCCTGTCCTCCAAATTCTTGACTTGTCCTACACTAGAATCAGATCTTTACCACAATCTCTCTTTAAGTTATTCGAACTTCGAATTTTCCTATTAAGAGGCTGTGAACTTTTAATGGAGCTGCCACCTGAAGTTGGAAAACTTGGGAATCTTGAGGTGCTCAATCTTGAAGGCACTAAAATTATAAACCTACCCATAGATGTTGACAGACTGACAAAGTTGAAATGCTTGAACGTGTCATTTCATGGATACAGAAAAAATCAGTCCTCTACACTGATTCCTCGGAATGTGATTCAACGATTGTTTCAATTGCAAGAGTTAAGGATAGATGTGAACCCTGATGATGAACGATGGAATGCGACCATGGAAGATATTGTAAAGGAAGTGTGCAGCTTAAAACAGTTGGAGgctctaaaaatttatttgccACAAGTTGCACTGCTTGATCACTTTATGAGGAATGGAACTTCGTCGGTATACACATCATTAGTCCACTTTAGATTTATTGTTGGCAGTCATCACAGCCGCATTATATCTCGACTACCTAATGGACTTGCAATTAGATTTGAACTCCACACAAGGAGCCTGAAGTATGTGAATGGTGAAGGCATTCCAAGTCAAATCAAGGAGGTACTCCAGCATTGCACTGCTTTGTTCCTGGATCGCCATTTAACTCTCACCAAGCTATCTGAATTTGGgattgaaaatatgaagaagcTAGAATTTTGTGTATTGGGGGAATGTAATAAGATTGAAACTATTGTGGATGAAGCAGAAAATTGTAAACAACGAGGAGATGATGGAGATGTTTATGGAGAAAATATACTTGGGTCTCTACAATTCTTAAGGCTTCATTATATGAAGAATTTAGTGAGCATCTGGAAGGGACCAGTTTGGAGGGGTTGTCTATCTAGTCTAAAGTCCTTGGCATTGCATGAATGCCCACAGTTGACTACCATTTTTACTTTGGGTTTGCTTGAAAATCTCAACAGCTTAGAGGAGCTTGTGGCTGAATGGTGCCCTGAAATCAACAGCATAGTGACCCTTGAAGATCCTGCTGAACATATACCATTCCCCTTGAGAACATATCTTCCTAATTTGAGGAAGATATCACTTCATTACATGCCTAAATTGGTCAACATTTCAAGTGGTTTACGCATTGCACCAAAATTAGAATGGATGAGCTTCTATAACTGTCCACGCCTTGAAACTCTGTCTGATATGGAAGTCTGTTGTAATGGTATAAAGGTGATCATAGGAGAGGCAGACTGGTGGAGTACATTGAAGAGTTCATATTTTGGACTTGCTCAGTGGCATAATGTATTTGTCCCCATTAAAAGTGATGCAGATTTGGCGACTCAGATAGAAGAAATTGAGAATCAGCTTCTTGCTGAGAGGCAAGAAAGAAAGCCTTCTCAACAGTCAGGTGAAGCTGAGAGGCAAGAGAGAAAGCCTTCTCAACAGTCAGGTGAAGCTGAGAGGCAAGAAAGAAAGCCTTCTCAACAGTCAG GTTCTGGTGACTTCATGGCAGCCCCAGCATTTGAGGCCACAACTGCCTCAAAGGAAAAGCAACTGCCTGACCCTGTTGCCGTGGAGGAGACGGACCTCATTTT